A section of the Rummeliibacillus pycnus genome encodes:
- a CDS encoding NUDIX domain-containing protein: MEDCETAEEACVREVWEETGYRVVINRRLHIKKHLFINYHVTTSYFLCDLIGGQITYQDPDGMIEEIDWKSFDDFP; encoded by the coding sequence ATTGAAGATTGTGAAACTGCAGAAGAAGCATGTGTAAGAGAAGTTTGGGAAGAGACTGGTTATAGAGTTGTTATAAATAGACGATTACATATCAAAAAGCATTTATTCATAAATTATCATGTCACGACATCTTACTTCCTTTGTGACTTAATTGGTGGTCAAATAACTTATCAAGATCCAGATGGTATGATTGAAGAAATTGATTGGAAATCGTTTGATGATTTTCCATAA
- a CDS encoding GNAT family N-acetyltransferase: MDLWTRAELKLSPSDTIEGLKNKIRRDPDLFFVLEESSQIIGIVMGRYDGRRRWINHLAVDPDYQGNSIGQKMISDIYLTRKN; this comes from the coding sequence ATGGATTTATGGACAAGGGCAGAATTAAAACTTTCGCCTTCGGATACTATCGAAGGATTGAAGAATAAGATAAGAAGAGATCCTGACTTATTCTTCGTTTTAGAAGAATCTTCTCAAATTATTGGGATAGTTATGGGCAGATATGATGGAAGGAGGAGGTGGATTAACCATTTAGCTGTAGATCCAGACTATCAAGGAAATTCTATTGGTCAAAAAATGATATCAGATATTTACTTAACTCGAAAAAATTGA
- a CDS encoding GNAT family N-acetyltransferase, with translation MNITIEESTNSKLIHEIMIKAFSEYKNDAAPSSALEETVEMISTSLENRENALIGFIDDEPAAMLRFQFIEKYIYFSRLSVIPKHQGKGIAKALLKALEKYAKQNDVNEIQCKVRMSVPRNIQLYESIGYEIFEEDIVHKPNGVDLKVVSMRKYMN, from the coding sequence ATGAATATTACAATTGAAGAATCAACAAATTCTAAATTAATACATGAAATAATGATAAAAGCATTTTCTGAGTATAAAAATGATGCAGCTCCTTCTAGTGCTTTGGAAGAAACAGTTGAAATGATTTCAACCTCTTTAGAAAATAGAGAAAATGCATTGATTGGTTTTATCGATGACGAACCAGCAGCAATGCTTCGTTTCCAGTTTATAGAGAAGTATATCTATTTCTCACGATTGTCTGTTATACCCAAACATCAAGGAAAGGGAATTGCAAAAGCATTATTAAAAGCCCTAGAAAAATATGCTAAGCAAAATGATGTAAATGAAATCCAGTGTAAAGTTCGTATGAGTGTACCAAGAAATATACAATTATACGAATCTATCGGATATGAAATTTTTGAGGAGGATATTGTACATAAGCCGAACGGAGTGGATCTAAAGGTTGTATCGATGAGAAAATACATGAATTGA
- a CDS encoding GNAT family N-acetyltransferase, with translation MKMIIREAKLEDAKEIAKVHVSSWQTSYKGMMSDEFLQNLSVEKRTDLWINNLQRDENIVIVAIVNDKMIGFVCGSQVKEGEYPSYDGDVTAIYFYEEYQGKGYGKELLQTLFEKFKMKGYRNAIVKVLADNKSRYFYEHSGAKYIDQCDIQIAGGQAALRTYAWDVI, from the coding sequence ATGAAAATGATAATCAGAGAAGCAAAATTGGAAGATGCAAAAGAAATCGCAAAAGTTCATGTTAGTAGTTGGCAAACGAGCTATAAAGGAATGATGAGCGATGAATTCTTACAAAATCTATCCGTTGAAAAAAGAACAGACCTTTGGATAAATAATCTTCAACGTGATGAAAATATAGTGATTGTCGCAATAGTCAATGATAAAATGATTGGTTTTGTATGCGGGTCACAAGTGAAAGAAGGGGAGTATCCTTCATATGATGGTGATGTCACAGCCATTTATTTTTATGAAGAATATCAAGGAAAAGGATATGGAAAAGAATTGCTTCAAACTTTATTTGAAAAATTTAAGATGAAAGGGTATAGAAATGCAATTGTTAAAGTGTTAGCGGATAACAAAAGTCGTTATTTCTATGAACATAGCGGTGCAAAATATATTGATCAATGTGATATACAAATTGCAGGAGGACAAGCTGCTTTACGAACGTATGCTTGGGATGTTATTTAG
- a CDS encoding HAD hydrolase-like protein → MKKALIFDMDGTLFQTDLLLEPALVATFDVLRKTSGWEGDTPIETYRKIMGAPLPVVWETLCPQHSLEIREKSNEIFHEKLIKLIKNHQGSLYPNAELVLEKLSENHTLYIASNGQIDYLQAIVETYHLNRFFKKVYSIQSISSGHKSDLVKKIIDENNINAGAVIGDRLSDINAAKENGLMAIGVNFDFAQPEELKHADQVIHNLIELI, encoded by the coding sequence ATGAAAAAAGCATTGATCTTTGATATGGATGGCACATTATTTCAGACGGATTTACTATTAGAACCAGCGTTAGTTGCGACCTTTGATGTGTTACGAAAAACGAGTGGTTGGGAAGGCGATACCCCAATTGAAACTTACCGAAAAATCATGGGCGCCCCATTGCCAGTTGTTTGGGAAACATTATGTCCACAACATTCGCTTGAGATTCGTGAAAAAAGTAACGAGATTTTTCATGAGAAATTAATCAAACTAATCAAGAATCATCAAGGTTCATTATATCCGAATGCGGAACTTGTACTTGAAAAACTAAGTGAAAATCATACGTTATACATAGCAAGTAATGGACAAATAGATTATCTTCAGGCAATTGTTGAGACTTATCATTTGAATCGATTTTTTAAAAAAGTTTATAGTATTCAATCAATCTCTTCCGGGCATAAATCAGATTTGGTTAAGAAAATAATAGATGAAAATAATATAAATGCAGGTGCTGTTATAGGAGATCGTTTATCAGACATCAATGCTGCAAAAGAAAATGGTTTAATGGCAATTGGTGTTAATTTTGATTTTGCACAGCCTGAGGAATTAAAACATGCAGATCAAGTAATTCATAATTTAATCGAATTGATATGA
- a CDS encoding ABC transporter ATP-binding protein translates to MTILTVDHLTKSFDSHIVIDDISFTLEEGKIFGLLGQNGAGKTTLMKMILGLLPTSKGQIRIFDEAVIYGDTPTNRYVGYLPDVPAYFPYMTAFEYLMLCGEITGMPKSIRKERAAKYLQLVGLADNKKKIQQFSRGMKQRLGIAQALIHQPKLLICDEPTSALDPIGRKEILDILQSIKQETTVILSTHILHDAQQICDEVAMLHNGKFVVSGSVSELMKKYSKQQIRVMFDDEKQAKQFIEKSELKKRITLESCVMVIEAKNLTQTQQQLFEQCHNLNLYPTAIEVVQPSLDEIFLEVSR, encoded by the coding sequence ATGACGATTTTAACCGTAGATCATCTGACAAAATCGTTTGATTCACACATAGTTATTGACGATATCAGCTTTACTTTAGAAGAAGGGAAAATTTTTGGTTTACTAGGTCAAAATGGTGCAGGAAAAACCACTTTAATGAAAATGATTTTAGGCCTACTCCCCACTTCAAAAGGACAGATTCGCATTTTTGATGAAGCTGTTATTTATGGAGATACACCGACGAATCGCTATGTTGGGTATTTACCAGATGTACCTGCCTACTTCCCTTACATGACAGCTTTTGAATATTTAATGCTTTGTGGAGAAATTACAGGGATGCCTAAGTCTATAAGAAAAGAACGTGCGGCTAAATATTTACAGCTTGTTGGCCTTGCAGATAACAAAAAGAAAATCCAACAATTCTCACGTGGTATGAAACAACGTCTTGGCATTGCACAAGCACTCATTCATCAGCCAAAACTACTTATTTGTGATGAACCTACTTCTGCCCTTGATCCAATAGGTAGAAAAGAAATTTTAGATATCTTACAATCCATTAAACAGGAAACAACGGTTATATTATCTACTCATATTTTGCATGATGCACAGCAAATCTGTGATGAAGTAGCCATGTTACACAATGGAAAATTTGTTGTTTCTGGCAGTGTTTCAGAACTTATGAAAAAATACAGTAAACAACAAATTCGCGTGATGTTCGATGATGAAAAACAAGCGAAACAATTTATTGAAAAAAGTGAACTAAAAAAACGTATTACTCTTGAATCATGTGTCATGGTAATTGAAGCTAAGAATCTTACACAAACACAGCAACAATTATTCGAACAATGTCATAACCTGAATCTCTATCCAACAGCTATTGAAGTTGTTCAACCATCTCTAGATGAAATTTTCTTGGAGGTGAGCCGATGA
- a CDS encoding PLDc N-terminal domain-containing protein — protein MTLQEALPLIIPLVILEWTLAIVALVHVLKHPNYRFGNKAMWVVIVLFLQLIGPIVYFIFGRGREA, from the coding sequence ATGACGTTACAAGAAGCACTCCCCCTTATTATCCCATTAGTTATTTTAGAATGGACTCTTGCAATCGTTGCTTTGGTTCATGTATTAAAACACCCAAATTATCGATTTGGCAATAAGGCAATGTGGGTAGTTATTGTTCTCTTCCTTCAGCTAATTGGTCCGATCGTATACTTTATATTTGGAAGAGGGAGAGAAGCATGA
- a CDS encoding ArsR/SmtB family transcription factor: MDSSKARHDVFQAIADPTRRQLLKLLANNELPISKITKQFPISRTAVNKHLQILLESGLVSNNRVGRENRFKLNPQPLIELKDWLTFFEQYWDERLLALKALVEKNDNEE; the protein is encoded by the coding sequence TTGGATTCATCAAAAGCTCGACATGACGTGTTTCAAGCAATTGCCGATCCTACTCGTCGTCAATTGTTAAAATTACTTGCCAACAATGAGCTACCTATTAGTAAGATTACAAAACAGTTTCCAATAAGTCGGACGGCTGTAAATAAACATTTACAAATTTTGTTAGAATCTGGGCTTGTAAGTAACAATAGGGTAGGACGAGAAAATCGCTTTAAACTAAATCCACAACCACTAATCGAACTAAAAGATTGGCTAACCTTTTTTGAACAATACTGGGATGAAAGACTACTTGCTCTAAAAGCGTTAGTGGAGAAAAATGATAATGAGGAATAA
- a CDS encoding ABC transporter permease: protein MNSFIALLKKETMEFSRTYKFLIIITVFLILSLLSPLTAKFMPEIMAQFLPKEVADSFPEPSALDSWGQFFKNFSQIGLFVIALLFAGTLIHERIEGTLIILLTKGLRRSTVVLAKTAFAMLIWTIMYWLAFSVTYFYTWYYWKDEHVEHLSLAVGNLWLFGLLLIAVILLGNILFKSIYANLLWTALFVGVWFILSIFPKATDYNILRLASDGNNVLHGLIKTNEYMSIYSITIGLIVFMLLLAVLVFNKKPLA, encoded by the coding sequence ATGAATTCGTTTATTGCCCTATTAAAAAAAGAAACGATGGAATTTAGTAGAACTTATAAATTTCTAATTATTATTACAGTTTTTTTAATTCTCTCCTTACTAAGTCCATTAACAGCAAAGTTTATGCCAGAAATTATGGCTCAATTTTTGCCAAAAGAAGTAGCAGATAGTTTTCCTGAACCTTCTGCGCTCGATTCATGGGGACAGTTTTTCAAGAATTTTTCACAAATTGGACTTTTCGTAATTGCCCTATTATTTGCAGGTACGCTAATTCATGAACGTATCGAAGGTACTCTAATTATTTTACTTACAAAAGGATTACGCAGGAGTACAGTTGTATTAGCGAAAACCGCTTTTGCCATGCTTATATGGACTATTATGTACTGGCTAGCATTTTCAGTAACCTATTTCTACACATGGTATTATTGGAAAGACGAACATGTCGAACATTTGAGTCTTGCTGTCGGCAACCTATGGTTATTTGGTCTATTATTAATAGCAGTTATTTTGTTAGGCAACATCTTATTCAAATCCATTTATGCCAATTTGCTTTGGACAGCATTATTTGTGGGAGTTTGGTTTATATTGTCCATTTTCCCGAAAGCTACTGATTACAATATTTTACGACTTGCTTCAGATGGCAATAATGTTTTACACGGTCTTATAAAAACAAATGAATATATGTCGATCTATTCGATTACAATCGGATTGATTGTATTCATGTTGTTACTTGCTGTTCTAGTTTTTAATAAAAAACCTTTAGCGTAA
- a CDS encoding FeoB-associated Cys-rich membrane protein — protein MIETKDSWFFIYDTQFLVGAIIISILLVAFIIFSIIKKKEKTK, from the coding sequence ATGATTGAAACGAAAGATTCATGGTTTTTCATTTATGATACTCAGTTTTTAGTAGGAGCAATTATTATAAGTATTCTATTGGTAGCATTTATTATTTTTTCAATTATTAAAAAGAAAGAAAAGACTAAATAA
- a CDS encoding tetratricopeptide repeat protein: MEVLLKKAINLREKGLLKESNSLLVELVRNCPKNALMNYQCAWSYDALGEEAEAVPYYEKAIQLGLTDEDLEGALLGLGSTYRALGQYENSKQTFQKAIEHFPNNKVIQVFYAITLYNLKQHSEAMELLLHCIVETTQNRNILAYKKAIEFYSNKLDETWQ; encoded by the coding sequence ATGGAAGTACTGTTAAAAAAAGCGATTAATTTAAGAGAAAAAGGTCTATTAAAAGAATCGAACTCACTTTTAGTAGAATTAGTGCGTAACTGTCCGAAGAATGCGCTTATGAATTACCAGTGTGCATGGAGTTATGATGCATTAGGAGAGGAAGCAGAAGCGGTTCCTTATTATGAAAAAGCGATACAACTTGGATTAACGGATGAAGATCTTGAAGGTGCACTCCTCGGGTTAGGTAGTACATATAGAGCGCTTGGCCAATATGAAAATTCGAAGCAGACGTTTCAAAAAGCAATCGAACACTTTCCGAATAACAAGGTCATTCAAGTATTTTACGCCATCACATTATATAATTTAAAACAACATTCTGAAGCTATGGAACTTCTCTTACACTGTATTGTTGAGACAACTCAAAATCGCAATATTTTAGCGTATAAGAAAGCGATTGAATTTTATTCAAATAAATTAGATGAAACTTGGCAATAA
- a CDS encoding aminotransferase class I/II-fold pyridoxal phosphate-dependent enzyme, with the protein MHSLAKELNETIQKENSYVFDMLSGLAKEIYFPKEGILSQSADAGKKAKKYNATIGTALENGKPMHLKVIQDTLSAYDPSDLYLYAPPAGKPALRKEWRKKMLVENPSLQGKTFGNPIVTNALTHGLSIAADLFADEGDALIIPDKNWENYDMVFGIRRHAHTVTYPLYNAENKFNAEGLREAILSQKDKGKAIVLLNFPNNPTGYTPGAEEGAAIVQAIMDAADAGINVVAITDDAYYSLFFEDSLHESLFGALSNAHERVLAVKIDGATKEEYIWGFRVGFITYGNTSEALLAALEEKTKGIIRATISSGPHPSQTFVLHALQSPEFEAQKLEKFNIMKGRANKVKAVLDSGKFNDAWDYYPFNSGYFMCLKLKNVDADQLRLHLLDEYGVGTIALSGTDLRVAFSCIEEEGIEELFELIYKGVKDIEA; encoded by the coding sequence ATGCATAGTTTAGCAAAAGAATTAAATGAAACTATTCAAAAAGAAAATTCTTATGTATTTGACATGCTATCTGGATTAGCAAAAGAAATATATTTTCCAAAAGAAGGAATATTAAGCCAATCAGCTGATGCTGGTAAAAAAGCGAAAAAATATAACGCAACAATTGGTACAGCATTAGAAAACGGTAAACCAATGCACTTAAAAGTAATTCAAGACACTCTATCTGCCTATGATCCTTCTGACCTTTACCTTTATGCTCCTCCTGCTGGTAAACCAGCATTACGTAAAGAATGGCGTAAAAAAATGCTTGTCGAAAATCCATCATTACAAGGCAAAACTTTTGGTAATCCAATCGTTACAAATGCCTTAACTCACGGTTTAAGTATTGCGGCTGATTTATTTGCAGATGAAGGTGATGCATTAATCATTCCTGATAAAAACTGGGAAAACTATGACATGGTTTTCGGAATCCGCCGTCATGCTCATACTGTAACATACCCACTTTATAATGCAGAAAACAAATTTAATGCGGAAGGTCTTCGTGAAGCCATCCTTAGTCAAAAAGACAAAGGCAAAGCAATCGTATTATTAAACTTCCCGAACAACCCAACTGGTTACACACCAGGTGCTGAAGAAGGTGCAGCAATCGTTCAAGCAATTATGGATGCAGCTGATGCTGGTATAAATGTGGTAGCTATTACTGACGATGCCTACTACTCACTATTCTTCGAAGATTCACTACATGAATCTTTGTTCGGTGCACTTAGCAACGCTCACGAACGTGTACTTGCTGTGAAAATTGATGGTGCTACAAAAGAAGAATATATTTGGGGATTCCGTGTTGGTTTTATCACTTACGGTAATACTAGTGAAGCACTATTAGCAGCTCTTGAAGAAAAAACAAAAGGTATTATTCGTGCAACGATTTCAAGCGGTCCACACCCATCACAAACTTTCGTACTTCATGCACTTCAAAGCCCTGAATTTGAAGCACAAAAACTAGAAAAATTCAACATCATGAAAGGCCGCGCAAACAAGGTTAAAGCTGTTTTGGATAGTGGTAAATTCAACGATGCATGGGATTACTACCCATTCAACTCAGGTTACTTCATGTGCTTAAAACTTAAAAATGTTGACGCAGATCAATTACGCCTTCACCTTTTAGATGAATATGGCGTTGGTACAATCGCTTTAAGTGGTACAGATCTACGTGTAGCCTTCTCTTGTATCGAAGAAGAAGGAATCGAAGAACTATTTGAATTGATTTATAAAGGTGTAAAAGATATCGAGGCGTAA
- a CDS encoding multidrug effflux MFS transporter yields MNTTISVEKKTTLWVVIILGALTAFGPLCMDLYLPALPMVSHDLHTSTSVTQFSMTACFVGLAIGQMFFGPMSDLSGRKKPLIGALILFTVASFLCGLTSSIIIHLILRFMQGFTGAAGIVIAKAAARDLYSGKELTKFMSMLGLVNGVAPIAAPLLGGLLLAMGDWHLVFYTLSLGGTLLLIGVVWQLPETLHLQNRTRGNFFTPFKAFPIIVKDKEFMGYSLTQSFILTCMFGYIAASPFVLQKMYGLSPQWFSASFALNGLGIVLMTQLTGRLVGKYDERTILRFGVWQATIGSLLLLMVAIFKWPLILLLLGFFITVSSVGLVSPTGFSLGMQNQGQHAGSASAMLGLLPFLGGSIVSPLVGIAGELTAIPMAITMLSCTLLALIVNTINTQKSTKRRKEENA; encoded by the coding sequence ATGAATACGACGATTTCGGTAGAAAAAAAGACTACTTTATGGGTAGTGATCATCTTAGGGGCATTAACTGCTTTTGGTCCACTCTGTATGGATTTATACTTACCGGCTTTACCTATGGTTTCTCATGATTTACATACATCAACTTCTGTCACACAATTTAGTATGACCGCCTGTTTTGTCGGGCTTGCGATAGGGCAGATGTTCTTTGGTCCAATGAGTGATCTTTCGGGACGAAAAAAACCTTTAATAGGTGCACTGATTTTATTTACGGTTGCATCCTTTCTTTGTGGTTTAACTAGTTCAATTATCATCCATCTTATTTTACGCTTTATGCAAGGCTTTACAGGTGCTGCTGGAATTGTTATTGCAAAAGCAGCTGCACGTGATCTGTATAGCGGTAAAGAACTAACAAAATTTATGTCAATGCTCGGTCTGGTAAATGGTGTTGCCCCAATTGCAGCTCCATTGTTAGGCGGATTATTACTCGCAATGGGAGATTGGCATTTGGTTTTTTACACACTTTCACTTGGAGGTACCCTTTTACTGATTGGTGTTGTCTGGCAATTACCTGAAACACTTCATCTTCAAAATCGTACAAGAGGGAACTTTTTTACCCCTTTTAAAGCTTTTCCGATTATTGTCAAAGACAAAGAATTCATGGGCTATTCGTTAACGCAATCATTTATCTTAACATGTATGTTTGGATACATTGCAGCTTCTCCATTTGTTCTACAAAAGATGTATGGACTTTCACCACAATGGTTCTCTGCATCCTTCGCATTAAATGGCCTTGGGATTGTACTGATGACACAATTGACTGGACGCTTAGTGGGAAAATATGATGAACGAACAATACTAAGATTCGGCGTTTGGCAAGCAACAATTGGAAGTCTACTATTGCTAATGGTAGCGATCTTTAAATGGCCACTGATCCTGCTATTATTAGGATTCTTTATCACGGTTTCAAGTGTAGGGCTTGTCTCACCAACTGGTTTTTCTCTAGGAATGCAAAACCAGGGTCAACACGCTGGGAGTGCTTCTGCAATGCTAGGTTTACTACCATTCTTAGGTGGTTCAATCGTTTCTCCTTTAGTAGGGATTGCAGGGGAACTTACCGCAATTCCTATGGCAATCACTATGCTTTCATGTACTTTACTTGCACTCATCGTTAACACAATAAATACTCAGAAATCAACTAAAAGAAGAAAGGAGGAAAATGCTTGA
- a CDS encoding tetratricopeptide repeat protein, giving the protein MNLQQLQQQLAENGYLTAAKLIPEIEAENNIIPTISQLFEDCQTSTIDFPDDIGILYTQVTSVSTYDPKYYDILLRDLQTILQEIIKPTADLATIFMEEEEVQEASVLYQKAMIAKADAQLELGKFYKAIGHDDWAFAWYDAAANQGNIDAKYWLGNYYYDGIVVEEDWEKTFECYKEAALKGHADAMNNYADMYFRGEYVEKDDKRAFELFSIAAELGVAESMYTLGYMFENGVGTEKDLAKSKYWFTQSALAGDVFAANRLGHEAFQNNRGDEAIRWYQMAADKQDVDGEFNLGFCYESGIGTPINSKKAKYWYQLAALQGDEEAKRKLKEL; this is encoded by the coding sequence ATGAATTTACAACAATTACAGCAACAACTCGCGGAAAACGGATATCTTACGGCCGCAAAACTTATTCCAGAGATTGAGGCTGAAAATAATATAATACCAACCATCTCTCAATTGTTTGAGGATTGTCAAACTTCAACAATTGACTTTCCAGATGACATCGGGATCTTATATACACAAGTAACAAGTGTCTCTACGTATGATCCAAAATATTATGACATTTTACTTCGTGACTTACAAACAATTTTACAAGAAATTATCAAACCAACAGCTGATTTAGCAACAATCTTCATGGAAGAAGAAGAAGTGCAAGAAGCAAGCGTACTATATCAAAAAGCAATGATTGCGAAAGCTGATGCACAGTTAGAGCTTGGAAAATTTTATAAAGCGATAGGGCATGATGATTGGGCATTTGCTTGGTATGATGCAGCAGCCAATCAAGGAAATATCGATGCGAAATACTGGCTTGGTAATTATTATTATGATGGAATTGTTGTGGAAGAAGACTGGGAGAAAACATTTGAGTGTTATAAAGAAGCGGCATTAAAGGGACATGCTGATGCAATGAATAACTATGCAGATATGTATTTTCGCGGTGAATATGTTGAAAAAGATGACAAGCGTGCATTCGAATTATTTTCAATAGCAGCAGAACTTGGTGTGGCTGAATCCATGTATACATTAGGTTATATGTTCGAAAATGGAGTGGGAACTGAAAAAGATTTAGCAAAATCAAAGTATTGGTTTACTCAATCAGCATTAGCAGGCGATGTATTTGCTGCCAATCGACTAGGTCATGAAGCTTTCCAAAATAATCGAGGAGATGAAGCTATTCGTTGGTATCAAATGGCTGCTGATAAACAAGATGTTGATGGCGAATTCAATCTGGGATTTTGTTATGAATCAGGAATCGGAACCCCTATTAATAGTAAAAAAGCAAAGTATTGGTATCAACTTGCGGCTTTGCAAGGGGATGAAGAAGCAAAACGGAAATTGAAAGAACTGTAA
- a CDS encoding helix-turn-helix domain-containing protein, with translation MKDLQFANTISALRKRKGITQDQVAAYVGVSKAAVSKWETGLSYPDILLLPKLATYYNLSIDELLGYKPQMTKEDIQKLYVELSQEFAIKPFDEIYERIQFIIDEYYSCFPLLMQMAVLLLNYQPMAGEKQQDVMNKAIELCHRIEENSEDLRLVRQAGSLEANCQLVMQNPERVLELLGNDVEPYIGNEILVAHAFQLLQKPEKAKETLQVSMFQYVIGLLAIAPNYLMMHSDQPEQFQEIVKRIEDLIDTFDVKNLNFNSSLVFYLITAQGYMMQQNDDKATEMIQKYVEVCKMIKFPITLHGDSFFDLIDEWLARELDLGSNATRDEQTIKTSLITSITNNPIFKPLLERTDVKSMLSNLQHKLGCD, from the coding sequence ATGAAAGATTTACAGTTTGCCAATACAATTTCTGCTTTACGAAAGCGCAAGGGCATTACACAAGATCAAGTAGCTGCTTATGTAGGCGTTTCAAAAGCTGCTGTATCGAAGTGGGAAACTGGTCTAAGTTACCCTGATATCTTATTGTTACCAAAACTTGCAACCTATTATAATTTATCGATTGATGAACTACTGGGCTATAAACCTCAAATGACAAAAGAAGATATACAAAAATTGTATGTTGAATTATCACAAGAATTTGCAATAAAACCATTTGATGAGATTTATGAACGTATTCAATTTATCATTGATGAATACTACTCCTGTTTTCCCTTATTAATGCAAATGGCTGTATTGCTACTGAACTATCAACCTATGGCAGGTGAAAAACAACAAGATGTCATGAACAAGGCGATTGAACTATGCCATCGTATTGAGGAAAATTCAGAAGATCTTCGCCTAGTTCGCCAAGCGGGGTCGCTTGAAGCAAATTGTCAACTCGTTATGCAAAATCCAGAACGTGTATTAGAACTGTTAGGAAATGATGTAGAACCTTATATTGGAAACGAAATTTTAGTTGCCCATGCATTTCAACTTTTACAAAAACCAGAAAAAGCGAAAGAAACATTGCAAGTTAGTATGTTTCAATATGTAATTGGACTTCTAGCAATTGCACCAAATTATTTAATGATGCATTCTGATCAGCCAGAACAATTTCAGGAAATTGTAAAACGCATTGAAGATCTCATTGATACTTTTGATGTTAAAAATCTAAACTTTAACAGTTCATTGGTATTTTATCTAATTACCGCACAAGGTTATATGATGCAACAAAACGATGACAAAGCTACTGAGATGATACAAAAATATGTTGAAGTGTGCAAAATGATTAAGTTTCCAATTACACTACATGGCGATTCATTTTTTGATTTAATTGATGAATGGCTTGCAAGAGAACTTGATCTTGGATCTAATGCTACGCGTGATGAACAAACAATTAAAACAAGTTTAATCACGAGTATTACAAATAATCCAATTTTCAAGCCTTTGCTTGAACGAACAGATGTTAAATCCATGCTTTCCAATTTACAGCATAAGTTAGGATGTGATTAA
- a CDS encoding NUDIX hydrolase: MEYFKFLRQYVGHQPIILPGSVVLILNKQNEILLQKRHDGGWGLPGGLMELGESLEDVARREVLEKTGLVINELHLLGVFSGPDYYIKLQNGDELYSVTAVFYTTNVSGDLVIDYTESETLQYFSLLNLPNELTNEYKSYIEPFLSQLIE, encoded by the coding sequence ATGGAGTATTTCAAGTTTTTAAGACAGTATGTTGGACACCAACCCATTATTTTACCCGGATCGGTTGTATTGATATTAAACAAACAAAATGAAATTTTATTGCAAAAGAGACATGATGGGGGATGGGGGCTTCCAGGTGGATTAATGGAATTAGGAGAAAGTTTAGAAGATGTTGCAAGAAGAGAAGTTTTAGAGAAAACTGGTTTAGTAATTAACGAATTACATTTATTAGGTGTTTTCTCTGGACCTGATTATTATATTAAACTTCAAAACGGTGATGAACTATATTCTGTAACAGCTGTTTTTTATACGACAAATGTTTCAGGTGACTTAGTAATTGATTATACAGAATCAGAAACATTACAATATTTTTCACTGTTAAACTTACCAAACGAGTTAACCAATGAATATAAAAGTTACATTGAACCATTCCTATCACAATTGATTGAATAA